TGGTGGTAGAGTTCTTTCTGTGACCTCCACTGCTCAGGACTTGAGAACAGCAGTAGATACAGTATATGAAGCCGTCAAATGCGTccatttccaaaattcTTACTACAGAAAGGACATCGCATACCGTGCGTTCCAAAACTCAGAATCATCAAAAGTTGCCATCACATACGCAGACTCAGGTGTCTCTGTTGATAATGGTAACAATCTCGTACAAACTATCAAAGAAATGGTCAGATCCACAAGAAGGCCAGGTGCAGACTCTGATATTGGTGGTTTTGGTGGTTTATTCGATTTGGCTCAAGCAGGTTTCCGTCAAAACGAAGATACCTTACTAGTAGGTGCTACAGATGGTGTCGGTACTAAATTAATCATTGCCCAAGAGACCGGGATTCATAATACTGTCGGTATTGACCTGGTGGCCATGAATGTTAACGATTTGGTGGTACAAGGTGCTGAGCCtctattctttttggaCTACTTTGCCACTGGTGCTCTTGACATTCAAGTTGCCTCTGATTTTGTGTCCGGTGTTGCTAATGGTTGTATTCAAAGTGGTTGTGCTCTTGTGGGTGGTGAAACTTCGGAAATGCCCGGTATGTATCCACCCGGCCACTACGATACTAATGGTACCGCTGTTGGTGCTGTATTAAGACAAGATATCTTGCCCAAGATAAATGAAATGGCCGCAGGAGATGTTCTTCTGGGTCTCGCCTCTAGCGGTGTTCATTCTAATGGTTTCTCTTTGgttagaaaaattattcaacaTGTAGCATTACCATGGGACGCTCCATGTCCATGGGATGAATCTAAGACGTTAGGTGAAGGTATTCTTGAACCAACAAAAATTTACGTCAAGCAATTATTGCCATCAATTAGACAAAGACTACTACTAGGTTTAGCTCATATAACAGGTGGTGGTTTAGTAGAGAATATCCCAAGAGCTATTCCAGACCACCTACAGGCCCGCGTTGATATGTCAACCTGGGAAGTACCCCGTGTCTTCAAATGGTTTGGTCAAGCAGGTAATGTTCCACACGATGACATTTTAAGAACCTTCAACATGGGTGTTGGTATGGTTTTGATTGTCAAGAGAGAAAACGTCAAGGCTGTTTGTGATTCATTGACTGAAGAAGGTGAAATTATTTGGGAGCTTGGTTCTTTGCAAGAAAGACCAAAGGATGCTCCCGGTTGTGTGATTGAAAACGGAACTAAGCTTTACTAATCAACAATATTAACTTTATAATAGATTCATATATGCGCGTACATATATTATATACAATTTTTCTACACAAGAATGCTTAATAAAGATAcgataattttttgttcgCTTTTACTTTTCCGCATAATTCTTCcagaaaaatacaataataaaaggaCAATTAATACCTTTAACGAGCGTAAAATAGTAGCAAGAGAATACTGTTGAGGAGTTGTAGCGAATTAGCTGTCAATAATGGACCAAGAAGGCCAGCCATTgctttcaaaagattttcaGCAGGTTTTACTGGCTACTGCATCCGGAAACAATTCATCGTGGACAGAAAGGGCTGTTCTCAACAATGAAAGTACAGATGCAGTGAAACACGAACCTGCGCTGGGCCAAAATGATGTGTTTGATTTAGATCCTTTATCCTTTGATAAGTGGGTACCTTTTTTAAGAAGGGCTCTTGATAAAAATCAATTGGACCCCGTAATTgatgaattggaaaattcaATTGAGGATAACTTTCAAGGTCTGGAATTGCAATTATTACAAGATTCCCAAATGAATGATAAGCTGGAAACATCTATAGACGAAATTGCAAACATCCAAGGTATGGTGCAAGACACTTTATCCAGtgaaatttccaaatttcaaataagaTTGAGTGAATCAGCTAATGAACTAATTGTCAAGAAACAAATGTATGttaataacaaaaaaatttcactaaaaatttcagaagCAACAATTTTAATCACTAAGGTTGTTAGAATCTTGGAATTATCCAGCAAATGTCAAGAATTGATCACCGaaagaaagtttttcaaagttttacAAAACTTGGATAGTCTGGAGAAATTGTATCTACAAGAATTTAAGAATTATAATTTCCAATTTTTAATTGAAATTTACAATTCTATACCATTTTTACAGAAAGTCACCAAGGATGAGTGTATAAATTTGATAAGGAATTCTCTAAATTTAAATTTAGGGAAGAACTTGATAAAAGTGGGGCAAGAATTCGTGGCAATTTATGAGAATGAATTACTTCCGCAATGGCTCGAAACGAGATCTAAAATGAAGTTgacaaatttcaaatttaattCGCCTATAGAGATCTCCATGAGAGATGAATCCTTTCTAGCAAAGCTAAACTTGGGTGAATTTTTCCAGTTAGATGACTTTCACGATTCTAtaatgatttttcaaaacttaAATGAGTTGAGCGTCCTCTCTGGAGAGTTTAACAAAGAATATGAACTGAGAAAGACAAAACTAATGTATCCATTgatatggaagaagaataaaacAGCTGCATATCAAATGGATTCGTTATTACGGGGTACAGGTACTACTCCTGGATCAACCGCGCATGACGTTTCCACAGATGATCCTTTCACACAAAGTCTAAGTTTACACTTTTTGCAGGAttactttttgaaaattctcGGCTTCTTATTATATGATATTAATTTGAATAAAGCTACAGAATTTATCCTCGTTGATAATAACTATAATTCTacaaatgaattttggGATGGACTCATGGACAGGTTGTCACCATATTTGAGTTATTTCATAGATGAGAAGCtgaaaacagaagaagacaTGATtaaattgaaagattttctttgtatttATGTTGCCATtttagaaaatttcaaactGAACATCGAACctttatataaaattttggtTTCAATTTTCGAGAAATTCTGCTCTGTTTCCTTGAGAGCTTTTGACGatgaatttcaaatcttgttaaacgatgatgattttaTGCCTTTATCCATTAATGACAAGACATTATATGAGAAAGTTTTGAAGATTTGCTGGATGAAGGAGGGCGAACACCTTTCCCTGCCAGATCCAACCAACGGAGAGCCATTTGCTGTGACTTTGCCTTTTTCTCCATTATACCCAATGACGTGTACACTTGCTAAGAAAACATATTCTAAAATAACCGCATTTCTTTCCATATTTTATCGTCATGAGCTACACactttgaataatattttgGTCAAAACAATGGACGATATATTTAATGATATcgtcaataaaaaaattcgtTCTAAACTTGAAAGTACGTCgagagaagaaattgcaCAAATCTTAGTCAATTTAGATTATTTTATCATAGCAGCAAAAGAATTTAGTAACTTCATGACAAGAGAgaatattttacaaaaccCGGATATGGAAATACGGTTATCCTCGATAAAATATCTTGCGGAAAGCAGAAAATTGGCAGAAACAAAGTTAATTGAATTAATCGATTCTAAGATATCAGATATTCTTGAAACTATTGAAATTGACTGGCAAATAACGGAGGTAAGGCAAGACCCGGATATCTCCATCATTGATCTGGCACAATTTTTAGAAATGATGTTTGCCAGCACGCTACAAAATTTACCATACAGCGTCCAAACATTATTGATTTTCCGTGAATTTGACTCCTTGACGAGACAATTCATGGGTCTATTATTGCATGACACACCAAGTACAATTACACATGAAAGCATAATGAATTTTGAAGTTGATGTCAATTATTTAGAGAGCATTATTCCCAGAATTTTCCCCTCTACACCAGGTACTATAGATAGTAATGGATACCAGTCGCCAATGACCCCTTCGACGCCTACATTTCCAAATGCCAACGGTGTTGACGCACCAacattatttgaaaataatatcaaaTCGCTAGAAGCTACATTTATGGAGTTGAAGCAGTGTATAGAGTTATTAAAGACTCAGGGAAAAGATTATAATGAACCAGAAATAAGATtaagaaaatattcaagAATTAGACAGGAAGATGCGGCTCTTTTGTTGAGCAAGATTCAGCACTTCGTCTCATCTGTAGAAGGAGCTAACGGCGATGACACTAGCGTAATGGATAGTAGCAGCATATTCAACTCTGAATCAGCGAGTGTCATTGACTCTAATACGAGTAGGATagccaaattttttaatagacgttaaaaaattagataTTATCTCAGTATAATCATTTGTACGTTCATAAGAAAGAATTTCGGACAGTCTTGAGTTTTTTGGTTTTAGCATCGAAAAAGTTCActtcaaataaattttttttttatcattgaataactctttatttttcacGTCAACCAAATACATCTCAAAAGTCTACTATATATTGAAAAGTATCATACAATTAGTGTAAATAAGTATCTTAATTATGGGTGAAAAACGTAACCGTAATGGTAAGGATGCAAATTCCCAAAACAGGAAGAAAGTATGTCTGTCTGCACACGAATTAGAGTTCTTTAAGTACTAACGATCAAAAGTAATAGTTTAAAGTATCTTCCGGATTCTTAGACCCTGGTACGTCTGGAATATATGCCACATGTTCTAGAAGACATGAACGTCAAGCAGCCCAAGAGTTGCAGCTTTTattcgaagaaaaatttcaagaactCTATGGGgatatcaaagaaggagaagatgaaagtgaaaatgacgaaaagaaagatcTATCAATTGAAGACCAgataaaaaaggaattacAAGAATTGAAAGGTGAAGAAACAGGCAAAGATTTATCTTCAGGGGagacaaagaagaaagaccCCTTAGCCTTCATCGACTTGAACTGTGAGTGCGTGACATTTTGTAAAACAAGAAAGCCAATTGTTCCCGAAGAATTTGTGCTAAGTATCATGAAAGACTTAGCGGATCCCAAAAATATGGTTAAACGTACTAGATATGTTCAGAAATTAACACCTATTACGTACTCTTGTAATGCAAAAATGGAGCAATTAATCAAGTTGGCCAATTTGGTTATTGGGCCACACTTTCATGACCCTTCGaatgttaaaaaaaattataaattTGCTGTAGAAGtgacaagaagaaatttcaatACGATTGAAAGAATGGACATCATTAATCAAGTTGTGAAGCTGGTCAATAAAGAGGGTTCTGAGTTTAATCATACTGTGGACTTGAAGAACTATGATAAATTGATTCTAGTGGAATGTTTTAAGAGCAATATCGGAATGTGTGTAGTCGATGGGGATTATAAAACCAAATATCGTAAATACAACGTTCAACAGCTTTATGAATCGAAATTCCGAAAGGATGAAGATAAGAGTGTAAAACAATAATCATATATGAAACAGAATagatattttatataagtATATACGCTCTCAATCGGAAAACCATTGTAATCCATTATTATAATGAGCAATTCGTTCCCAGGGTAGCCAATCACCCTTAGCGTTAGGAATGAGACCCATTGAATTTAGTTTCCTGTATCCAATGTACATTAAGACGCCTTGGAATACGATATACATGAACATAGCAGTTTGCACTTGACTTTGTGTTGCTTTATTACCCAACACTGGTTTGAATGCACTCcttgttgaaaatattgctTTAATGGGTCCAGAGAGTAGCATGAGGGCAGTCATTATAGGAATGATTTGTAAGGATGTACCGGACATATACgacataaaaatattcatcGGAATAGATTTGGCTGGTTGTAACGCAATTTGCCATGCCTTCTGTACTTGTAATACTGttatttggtttttttgTGCCAAAGAAGTAGTTTGAGATGTAGCAtcttgttgttttcttgtaaCATTTCCTTTAGAGGAATTACCTTCAAATCCTGGTGGTGAAGGTAATGTGTTTGAGTTCTGAATGTTGTATTTTTCGATATACTTGGTGTCCAATAGGTGTTTAGCCCATTCGTAAGGCTCCTGTTCACTCATTTCTGTTGCTTATATCGTTTGGCTTTATTTTAACCTTAACTGATATTATgttcaactttttttcattctatttatatagaaaagaatacgctttttttattatttatgaaAGGAACATGAAAAAACTACGAATGTACAAAAGCAGAGATTGCTAGAGAATACATTGGTCAAGAATTTTCGCATATGGAACGCATTGCTCTTTTAGATGGGCTGTTAAATAATCGTAATTTAGGTTAGTTATTGCCCTTTGCGTCTTCCGTGGAACAATGTTGGTCCAATAAattataaagaaaagaaattggatAGCACAAATAAAAGAGCAAGCGATAATGCAAAACATTAAAAGTCTGTTTTCCATTAGTTTGTAATATTCTGAGGTCATCAATAAAAACCATTTTTTCGTTCTTGTAAAATTGTATCTCTCATCTGTATTGGATTTTTCGACCATTTGAAAATCATCCTtgctttttcctttatatTCAGTCGAGGAATCATTTGCTGTATTAGGCTCTGGTTGAGAAACCTCTTCAAGGCCCTTTTTTGGGTAGGCTTTCAATAAATGTAGAACATTGCCGGATAGTGTAATAATTCCCATTATTATGGTTTTGTTTTGCCTGGTTTGGGCCTGACTTTAGTTATATGATTATTTTTGTATAGATAGCTATAAGTTATTGAAAGTAAGCTAGACAATAATTTTTGGTGAATAGTTGGTGAACATTCCTGAACTACAAAGGACTATTGTTATATTTAGTTTACTTCAATTGGCCCCCAATAGGCTTCGTAATTTTTACATGTCacaaaattaaataagGCAAAACgagaaacaaaatattaaaaatgtaggaaaaaaaaagtcaaaatTGGTTTGACGACTTAACCTAATCAATTTAAGTCGGAATGATGATCAACAATAACATCTTTAATTTTATCATGAATATCTAATTCGGTTAATTGACCCAATTCATCTATGAGCTCGGCAACTTTATCATGCAACTTAACATCCTCCTCGTGAACAATTTCATTCTCATCCATTGTGGATGGATGAGCTGGTTTACTCATATCAgctttttccaaaaagtcCTGGTTAGTATTTTCATCGCTTTCGGCACAGAACTGGCCTCCACCAAGAATTATTGAACACATTGTCCTTGTTTCGTTCAAGATGTCACTAGAATATGACATCCAAACTTCATCTTGTAAGAAGGCATATATATCTGGAGCAATTAGATCGGTCTTATAAATTTTGGAATACTTCGCAATTTCTTCGGCAATTAATACTAATTGACCCATATAACCtaaatttgttttctctttttcgTAAAATTCAAACGAATCCTTGTGGCCTTGTAAAATGAAATCAGAGATAATATGGAAGTCTTTAACAGGTAACTTTTGGTTGCTGCCGTACAAAGGTTTTGGGATAAATCTTGTAGactttttgaaatcaaaCAAAGAATAGACCAAAAATGAGTTATAAGAAAAATCCATTCGACCATTGAATATCTGCTgaataatatcaaataCAATGTTGTGCCAAAAGTTATTCCAAGGATATCTTAAGAATAATTGTAGaaactttggaaaaaacCCAAGGTCATGaagtttaattttgaataaatcTCCAATGGTAGGGTTTTTACgtattttcaaattttgcGTTTCACTGACGTAAGGAATTTCAAAACtcatatcatcatcatcatcaatattgTCATCAGATGTATCAAAAGTAGAATACAATTCATTATcatgaaacttttttttaatattttttttttgtttttggtTGTCATTACTGTCATTactatcattattattacatttatcttctaatgtATTGGAAGTAATAGTATTATCATTtatatttaaatttttcatggCTTTCTCTAGTGAGTTTTGATCAAGAGTGTCCCTGCATTTATCTCTGGTACGTGCTATTTTTTCGCctctttttgaattcatCAATCCCATATTTGAACAGTGTAACATTTCCGATATCAATTCTGTAATCTTGACTCTTTCAAAGCCCAAAGGCCTGAATGATTCATGCAATTGGTTTTCTAGTAGGTGATGCTTAACAGATGGAAGAGCTTTTGAAGCAGTGTCATgatcatcgtcatcatcattttcaagtttAATTAGTAATGCATAAAAATCTTCCATATGCATAGTGAGCTCATATAACAAATGGCCCAAATAGACTGGATCTCTTTGAGAAGGCGGATTGTCTACTATGGTGGTACTTAACAAATCTACTTCGTCATAGTCGGAATTATTCTTCCTGATCAACTCAATTATAATAGATACGGCAACTCCCATTGCATGGCCTCTTTGAAATAAGATTATATTAATAAGTTGGTCGACATATTGCGGAGAGGCAAGCTGTCTTGTCAATCGGTTAGGTCCGATCCACAAAGTATCCAGTTTAAAATTGGTGGAAATGCTGATCAGTGCTTTTAGAAGCTCTCCGCTACTGTTTTGAATACCAGGTGAGTATTTGCTATTTTCCAAGAGATTCAAACACTTAGGTATCAGATCCTGGTGATACAAGAAGTCAATAATGTTCGTAGGTGATTCAACTTGATCAGTCAGCATGATTTTAATGAGAAATTCAACCAAGGGTGAGACTTCAATATGATATAAGAACTTGTCCACAATGTTCGGTTGcgatttgaaaaattccaaaTAGCTAGATGTCTGTTCAAACAGAAGAGTTTCGTTAATCTTAAGGAAAACAGCCAAGATAGGACAATTTTCTGCctcaatattttcaaactgGAAAACCTCGAACAGAGAGGACAAAAATGGGGTATTTTGCACGAGTGCCTCCACTATGGGCGCACTTTTCGAACAAAAAATACTGGAAATAATGTTGACATACAGCATTGGGTCTTCATCGTCCTGATCTTCATATTCACCTGTTTGATGGAATGAATTCTCTAAAAGAAATGGGGTTCTATAACCAGTGCGGTCTATGTCCTTCAGGTAAGCCATCAACATGTCCACTAGGTAGTCCATGTGGCGGACCTGCTGGGAACGGTCGTCATAGAAATATCCCAAGCAAATGAAGTCGACGAGTCTGTCGTTGGCTGCTCCATTCAGTTCATCCAGCAAAGCTGTTTCCAACAAGATCCTATCAATAAATGACTGGTTAAGGTCACTCCTATCCCGAGACTCGGTACCAAATTCGGACTCTGACTCCATAGAAGGCTCATTCTTCTTGTCGTCAGTTGAAGAGGTCTCATTTCCCTCCAAACTACGAAAAATTAGATAGTACTCTTCAAGTATCGAATCAATTCCGGAATGACTCAGCGTCTCTCCAAAGGGCCATAGtgacatatttttattttattttagcTTTATCGAAAAGCAAGAGAGCAGTAAACTGGACGGtatagaagaaaagagaactTAATAACAAAAGACCAGATTGTCTATAACTTTATCTCACACCAAATACCAGGTTGTCCTTTTCCCGCTGGGTGAAGCAACCGTTTCACTTATTCGCACAATCCAATTAGTAGAACACAACACAACACAACACAACACAACACAGCACAACACGCTTACCAAATTATATTTACTACGGCAACCAAAAACCGACAGAATAAAAAACAGCCATCATACGTGGATGAACTCTTGGTTTATTGTCTGTTATTATCCTCGAGAGTTCTTATTTAGGGGATTTAGGGCTGGCATCAATACCCTAACTAAACCCTGAACTGCCCAAGGaacaattttcaaaagtaaGAAATGTCCTATACGTTTCTATGTATAACCCTAAGATAGTCAGGTTTCGGAAATAAGGCGGATTTCTACGTACATGATGATAATCATGTATCAAAGAAAGGATCAACTTGAAGAACAGCCTTAAAGTAAGCGTAATGGGCATTCTGTTTCAACCACCATTTCTGAAGTACTTTATATCTTGGATGCACAAAAGCTGTTACATCTAAACAAGAACGCAGCGTAACGAAATGGGAAAGCTGATAAAGTTAATCACAACTCTGACGGTGTTGGTATCGTTGCTTCAGTACTGTTGCGAATTCAATAGTGGGAGCATATCGTGTGAACGCACGCAAACGCTTTGCCATTATACCAATCCAAGAGTCTGGAACACCTacttttcaagaaattgtgaattatacaaaaataaagttagTCCCGGTTTCGATATAGTGGCGCGTAAATATGACACGGCTGTCAAACCTGTCATCGATGACGCTACAGTAAAAGTGAACAAGGTCGCTATACAGCCTGCATTCAAGGTCATCCATTCACAATGTAAGAAATGGAACTGTGGAAAGTATTACCAATTGGTCCGCTCCCCAATGGTCAAGACTAGACGATTTTTCTTCGCAAAATACAATGCTTTTGTGAAACCTAACTTAGACAAATTCTTTACTGCGGAGTTTCGCTCTCatttgaaggaaagaattttaAAGTATAAAAATATAGGCCATTATTACTTTACTATCACTTCAAGATGCATCAAATCCAAATACGACTTTATTGTTGGTAATACAGAGGAAAAATTAATGGGAAAGTTCAAGAATAAGGACACGCATGGCATTCATGGTTCTGTCACACGTGAGCCTTCCTCGGAGGACATGGTTTTAACCGTAAGTACTATGGAGTCTGACGAAGAGGAGCTAACTACAACAAGTACTCAAACAGTGGTTGAAACAATTACTTTGGACCAGGAAGAGGCTAGCGCTGTTGCTAATCATGCGCACGACGATGAGGCTTCCACAGACGTTGAAGGCTCCACAGACGTCAATGTCAATGAACAGGCTCTGTTGCAAGAGGATTTTGACATGTGGAGTGAGACTATATTGCAGAAAACACAAGACGTCATACAGCtatttgaaaaggatgTTTCCAAATACATCAATGGTAAATTGGTTGAGGAGGCCAACCATTTTAAAGCCAAGTTTCAATCTTTAGATGATAAATCTAAGAAGTTCTTCTCCAAGATTTCGCTAGCCATTAACGATATTGAATGTGTGGAAGGCATTGATAGTGAAACTggcaagaaaattttcttcgaTAAATCTGGAAGTACTGAGATTTCTCAGTACATAACGAGAGAGTTAGTTCGTGAGTACTTCAACGAGACGCGCTCGACGTTAGACGAACTGACAAATGCTATGGAGAAAGATTTGAGCGAAATCActgatgaaattgaaaaaaaagttaatgCAATTAGAGAGGAAAACGTCGAGGTATTTGAAGAATGGGGTGATATCATTGTAAATGAATGGTCCAAAAGAATGGCTTATGTGGATGTTATCAACGCTCACATGGGTGCAGATGATGACACTACGCTTGATGAAGAGAAAGCAAAGTCTTCTGTTAACTGGAAGAAGTTTTTGAAGGGCAAGAAACAGATCATAGAATCTAGAGACAAGCTGGCTCACCATTCCGCTGACTTATCCCGTGTTAACGCGTTTAGGCAAAAAGtgcaaaagaagatattatCGTTCACTCAAGAGAGTGGTGAGTTTTTGTATATTCTAAGATCGAAAGCCAACCTGCAATTTCAGGAACGTGAAAGAAAGGAAcgtgaaagaaaagagcGTGAAAAAGCTGCAGCAGAAGAGTTCCAAAGGCAGCAGGAGCTATTACGACAAcaggaagaagaagacgaagaagacGTATCCTACACCTCTACTTCGACCATCACCACAACCATTACCATGACATTGTGATGAAATTCATGCGCTTGCTatacacacacacacacacacacacacacacacacacaatatctatctatatatatatgtatgttCTTTATTGTTTGTCTTTACctttatatataaacatatataGCCATATAAGAATATAATATTACCACTCCACTGTATTTTGTATCCTGCCTATTTTTGCTAGATTACAGGACGCGCGAGCCTTTCAGGGGAGGGAACTGATGAATCGATCaaccaaaagaaagagcCAAAGGATTGGACCAGAACTGTTACTGTTATAGCAGAAATATTAGTAGTACGTTAAAGCCAAGCGTCGAATTTCAGCATAATTAAGAGGAAATGTCTGAATATATGGATGACGTAGACCGCGAATTCATTAACTGTTTGTTCCCGAGCTACTTGCTGCAACAGCCTGTGGCTTATGATTTATGGATTTTATATTTGCAACATAGAAAACTCTTTCACAAACTGAAGAACACTAACTTAATCAACGCTGATGAAAATCCCACTGGCGTTGGAATGGGCAGGACAAAGTTAACTGCTTTAACAAGGAAAGAAATCTGGTCtaaattgatgaatttggGTGTTCTAGGCACAATTTCGTTTGAAGCTGTCAACGACGATTACCTGATTCAAGtctataaatatttctatCCAGACGTTAATGA
This sequence is a window from Saccharomyces cerevisiae S288C chromosome VII, complete sequence. Protein-coding genes within it:
- the EMC4 gene encoding chaperone EMC4 (Member of conserved ER transmembrane complex; required for efficient folding of proteins in the ER; null mutant displays induction of the unfolded protein response; homologous to worm ZK616.6/EMC-4 and fly CG11137; mutation is functionally complemented by human EMC4), whose translation is MSEQEPYEWAKHLLDTKYIEKYNIQNSNTLPSPPGFEGNSSKGNVTRKQQDATSQTTSLAQKNQITVLQVQKAWQIALQPAKSIPMNIFMSYMSGTSLQIIPIMTALMLLSGPIKAIFSTRSAFKPVLGNKATQSQVQTAMFMYIVFQGVLMYIGYRKLNSMGLIPNAKGDWLPWERIAHYNNGLQWFSD
- the SAP4 gene encoding Sap4p (Protein required for function of the Sit4p protein phosphatase; member of a family of similar proteins that form complexes with Sit4p, including Sap155p, Sap185p, and Sap190p; SAP4 has a paralog, SAP155, that arose from the whole genome duplication), producing the protein MSLWPFGETLSHSGIDSILEEYYLIFRSLEGNETSSTDDKKNEPSMESESEFGTESRDRSDLNQSFIDRILLETALLDELNGAANDRLVDFICLGYFYDDRSQQVRHMDYLVDMLMAYLKDIDRTGYRTPFLLENSFHQTGEYEDQDDEDPMLYVNIISSIFCSKSAPIVEALVQNTPFLSSLFEVFQFENIEAENCPILAVFLKINETLLFEQTSSYLEFFKSQPNIVDKFLYHIEVSPLVEFLIKIMLTDQVESPTNIIDFLYHQDLIPKCLNLLENSKYSPGIQNSSGELLKALISISTNFKLDTLWIGPNRLTRQLASPQYVDQLINIILFQRGHAMGVAVSIIIELIRKNNSDYDEVDLLSTTIVDNPPSQRDPVYLGHLLYELTMHMEDFYALLIKLENDDDDDHDTASKALPSVKHHLLENQLHESFRPLGFERVKITELISEMLHCSNMGLMNSKRGEKIARTRDKCRDTLDQNSLEKAMKNLNINDNTITSNTLEDKCNNNDSNDSNDNQKQKKNIKKKFHDNELYSTFDTSDDNIDDDDDMSFEIPYVSETQNLKIRKNPTIGDLFKIKLHDLGFFPKFLQLFLRYPWNNFWHNIVFDIIQQIFNGRMDFSYNSFLVYSLFDFKKSTRFIPKPLYGSNQKLPVKDFHIISDFILQGHKDSFEFYEKEKTNLGYMGQLVLIAEEIAKYSKIYKTDLIAPDIYAFLQDEVWMSYSSDILNETRTMCSIILGGGQFCAESDENTNQDFLEKADMSKPAHPSTMDENEIVHEEDVKLHDKVAELIDELGQLTELDIHDKIKDVIVDHHSDLN
- a CDS encoding uncharacterized protein (hypothetical protein; non-essential gene), which encodes MGIITLSGNVLHLLKAYPKKGLEEVSQPEPNTANDSSTEYKGKSKDDFQMVEKSNTDERYNFTRTKKWFLLMTSEYYKLMENRLLMFCIIACSFICAIQFLFFIIYWTNIVPRKTQRAITNLNYDYLTAHLKEQCVPYAKILDQCIL
- the SHE10 gene encoding She10p (Protein involved in outer spore wall assembly; likely involved directly in dityrosine layer assembly; putative GPI-anchored protein; overexpression causes growth arrest; SWAT-GFP, seamless-GFP and mCherry fusion proteins localize to the endoplasmic reticulum; SHE10 has a paralog, OSW7/YFR039C, that arose from the whole genome duplication; paralogs are redundant for spore wall dityrosine assembly) — its product is MGKLIKLITTLTVLVSLLQYCCEFNSGSISCERTQTLCHYTNPRVWNTYFSRNCELYKNKVSPGFDIVARKYDTAVKPVIDDATVKVNKVAIQPAFKVIHSQCKKWNCGKYYQLVRSPMVKTRRFFFAKYNAFVKPNLDKFFTAEFRSHLKERILKYKNIGHYYFTITSRCIKSKYDFIVGNTEEKLMGKFKNKDTHGIHGSVTREPSSEDMVLTVSTMESDEEELTTTSTQTVVETITLDQEEASAVANHAHDDEASTDVEGSTDVNVNEQALLQEDFDMWSETILQKTQDVIQLFEKDVSKYINGKLVEEANHFKAKFQSLDDKSKKFFSKISLAINDIECVEGIDSETGKKIFFDKSGSTEISQYITRELVREYFNETRSTLDELTNAMEKDLSEITDEIEKKVNAIREENVEVFEEWGDIIVNEWSKRMAYVDVINAHMGADDDTTLDEEKAKSSVNWKKFLKGKKQIIESRDKLAHHSADLSRVNAFRQKVQKKILSFTQESGEFLYILRSKANLQFQERERKERERKEREKAAAEEFQRQQELLRQQEEEDEEDVSYTSTSTITTTITMTL